One Aethina tumida isolate Nest 87 chromosome 5, icAetTumi1.1, whole genome shotgun sequence genomic window carries:
- the LOC126265569 gene encoding uncharacterized protein LOC126265569, which translates to MLPSSNQVQLHGLDSGSEENCHQDADLPMMNNNGIENIKLRGDSKAAKLGDRYETSILTHLAIRCALDKTIRNFQIVYNAKDHGDLDDIVINEDNRFMTCVQLKHKAERSNISLEYKKFEKTYNDVLVPKYQNHFQKGLKLNIIVLSNSNVRLPENMKKIVRNEEVWRISLVPETEKCSNLNM; encoded by the exons ATGCTGCCATCATCTAATCAAGTTCAGTTGCATGGTTTAGACAGTGGTTCCGAGGAGAACTGCCATCAGGATGCCGATTTACCcatg atgaataataatgggattgaaaatataaaattaagaggaGATTCG aaagcTGCCAAATTAGGAGACCGATACGAAACATCAATCCTGACTCATCTCGCAATTCGATGCGCATTAGATAAAACGATTCGAAACTTCCAAATTGTATACAACGCGAAAGACCACGGTGATTTGGACGACATCGTTATCAACGAAGATAATCGCTTTATGACCTGTGTGCAACTCAAACATAAAGCAGAACGAAGCAACATTTCGTTGGAATacaaaaaattcgaaaaaacTTATAACGATGTACTTGTACCAAAATATCAGAATCATTTTCAAAAAggtttgaaattaaacattatagtTTTGTCCAATTCAAATGTTAGACTTCctgaaaacatgaaaaaaattgtaagaaatgaGGAAGTTTGGAGAATAAGTTTAGTACCGGAAACGGAGAAGTGTTCCAACTTGAACATGTAA